The following proteins are encoded in a genomic region of Pyrus communis chromosome 11, drPyrComm1.1, whole genome shotgun sequence:
- the LOC137708866 gene encoding uncharacterized protein, with amino-acid sequence MASKTLIRTGASLVKRFLSKPLLPPNPNPNGHIVSHGLEITPKMFPSLSHFDTYLRLPQNDAESLRRVSSEGFLYPCGLPYLPFYVPDGDDSSSTEPMLLFPKRTFQPSTIRRKRNHGFFARKATKGGRRVIARRIAKSRARVTA; translated from the exons ATGGcgtccaaaaccctaattcgaaCCGGAGCTTCCCTCGTAAAACGGTTCCTATCCAAGCCATTGCTTCCCCCAAACCCGAATCCGAATGGCCATATTGTCTCTCACGGCCTCGAAATCACTCCCAAGATGTTCCCGTCTCTCTCCCACTTCGACACCTACCTCCGTTTGCCCCAAAACGACGCCGAATCGCTTAGACGGGTCTCCTCTGAAGGGTTTTTGTACCCCTGCGGCCTCCCTTATCTCCCGTTCTACGTACCTGACG gagatgattcttcatcaacagaGCCAATGCTATTATTTCCAAAGCGAACGTTCCAGCCCAGTACCATCCGGCGGAAGAGGAACCATGGATTTTTTGctcg CAAGGCAACCAAGGGTGGACGGAGAGTAATTGCTAGAAGAATAGCCAAAAGTCGAGCAAGAGTTACAGCTTAA